In Streptococcus respiraculi, one DNA window encodes the following:
- the recX gene encoding recombination regulator RecX: MKITKLEKKKRLYLLELDSSDQLYITEDTIVRFMLSKEKEITPEELIEIKTFAQLSYGKNLALYHLSFKQRTRKEIQLYLEKYEIEPAIIPHILTQLEADNWINDQKYVETFLYQNQLSGDKGPQVLKQKLSQKGIPISLIEEELQKIDFSPIAERVAQKLAKTHAHKLPHRALHDKLLQSLLNKGFSYSQAQTAVHNLELESDDELEEQLIQKELDKQYRKYSRKYEGYELQQRLIQALMRKGYDYQQIKSTVRDYL, from the coding sequence AACTCGAAAAGAAAAAACGCCTCTACCTGCTAGAACTTGATAGCAGCGACCAACTTTATATTACCGAAGATACCATTGTCCGCTTTATGCTCAGTAAAGAGAAGGAGATTACCCCTGAGGAATTAATCGAAATCAAGACCTTTGCCCAACTATCCTACGGTAAAAATCTCGCCCTGTATCATCTTTCATTCAAACAACGAACCCGCAAGGAAATCCAACTCTATCTGGAAAAATACGAAATCGAGCCAGCGATTATTCCCCATATACTGACGCAGCTAGAAGCAGATAATTGGATCAACGACCAGAAATACGTTGAAACATTCCTCTACCAAAATCAACTATCAGGAGACAAGGGCCCACAAGTCCTCAAACAAAAACTCTCCCAAAAAGGCATCCCTATTTCGCTCATCGAAGAAGAGCTTCAAAAGATCGATTTTTCTCCAATTGCCGAACGTGTTGCCCAAAAACTAGCCAAAACACATGCCCACAAATTACCACATCGCGCCTTGCACGATAAACTGCTTCAATCCTTACTCAACAAGGGATTCAGCTACAGCCAGGCACAGACCGCTGTCCATAACCTAGAGTTAGAATCAGACGACGAACTAGAAGAGCAACTCATTCAAAAAGAATTGGATAAACAATACCGCAAATATAGTCGCAAATACGAAGGCTATGAATTGCAGCAACGCCTAATACAAGCCCTAATGCGCAAAGGCTACGACTACCAGCAAATCAAAAGTACCGTACGCGATTATCTATAA
- a CDS encoding DUF402 domain-containing protein → MKLPKEGDFITIQSYKHDGLLHRTWRDTMVLKTTENAIIGVNNHTLVTENDGRRWVTREPAIVYFHKKYWFNIIAMIRENGVSYYCNLASPFVLDNEALKYIDYDLDVKVFVDGEKRLLDVDEYERHRRQMQYPADIDFILKENVKILVDWINNKRGPFSQAYVNIWYKRYLELRNR, encoded by the coding sequence GTGAAATTACCAAAAGAAGGCGACTTTATTACAATTCAGAGTTATAAACATGATGGTCTATTGCACCGCACTTGGCGCGATACCATGGTACTAAAAACAACAGAAAATGCCATCATCGGGGTCAACAATCATACCTTGGTCACCGAAAATGACGGCAGACGTTGGGTCACCAGAGAACCCGCAATTGTCTATTTTCACAAAAAATATTGGTTTAATATCATTGCCATGATCCGTGAAAATGGTGTTTCCTATTATTGCAACCTAGCAAGCCCCTTCGTTCTTGATAACGAAGCGCTCAAATACATCGACTATGACCTTGATGTGAAGGTCTTTGTGGATGGAGAAAAACGCTTGTTAGATGTTGACGAATATGAACGACACCGTAGACAGATGCAATACCCAGCTGACATTGACTTTATTCTCAAGGAAAATGTCAAAATCCTCGTGGATTGGATCAATAACAAACGCGGCCCCTTCTCTCAAGCCTATGTCAACATTTGGTACAAACGATATTTAGAACTACGAAATCGTTAA
- a CDS encoding DUF960 domain-containing protein, which translates to MAFTNTTGRYASFSTVTSLPGNVIDSIWYIIDNYLKHVIPLKSIIRFQLSNNKGRITVTFSQEYCANALSVDLQIPFDPLYPRKLLVIDKKGQETIVLPDELHF; encoded by the coding sequence ATGGCATTTACAAATACAACTGGACGATATGCCAGCTTCAGCACCGTGACCTCACTGCCTGGTAACGTCATCGACAGCATCTGGTATATCATTGACAACTACCTCAAGCATGTCATCCCCCTGAAATCCATTATCCGATTTCAGCTAAGTAACAACAAAGGAAGAATTACAGTCACCTTTTCACAAGAATACTGCGCAAATGCACTCTCCGTTGACCTCCAAATTCCTTTTGACCCTCTCTACCCACGCAAATTACTCGTCATTGACAAAAAAGGCCAGGAAACCATTGTACTGCCCGATGAATTACATTTTTAA